The genomic window TCAAGGATGATCAGAATATTGTGTACATCCAAGAAATTGAGCTCTTCCATAAGAGCGCTACACACAAAGCTGCGAAAATCGTCCTAAAATTTCCGTGGATAGTTCCAGAATACAGGTCCCGAATGAAACGCCATGGACTTGAGGTGTTTGCCGCCGACATTCCCTTTCACCACCGGTTTATTTACGATTTTGACATCCCTTCATGCCTTCGTATTTATGGTAAGAGGTGCGCTACGGAAGGATACACTACAGACATTGTTGTGGACATGGAGAAAATCAATAATCGACCACATTTTGAGGAAATACCCCCTTTCAATCCTGAACTCAAAATACTCGCTTTCGATGTTGAAAACAGTGTAAAAGATAACCACATCTACACCATTTGTTACGCCATAAAAGATTGTGGCAAAATCAGGAATGGTAAGCCTTTGATTGGCGGGGAAAAAGAGATTATAGAAGCATTTTCACGGGTCATACAAGAAGAGGATCCTGATGTGATAACGGGATACAACATTGATGGCTATGATATCCCGATACTTATTGAGAGAGGCAAAGTGCTCGGGATTACAGAACTGCGTTGGGGAAGGGATCTGAGCAATCCGCGACAAATCATGAATCACTTCTGGCGACTTACAGGAAGACTTATAGCAGATGCATGGTGGGCCGCAAAAATACAATTGAGACCAAAGCAGGAAACACTGAACCATGTAGCAAAGCTTCTTCTTGGAGAAGAGAAGATCGATGTTGATCCGACAAAAATAGACGAAGAATGGGTAATCGATAGGGAAAAAGTCCTGAGGTACTGCCTGAAAGATGCAGAACTTTCGCTACGCGTGCTTGAGAGCGTCGATATACTGAGGAAAAATATGGATCTTGCAGCAGTTTCGAGACTTCCTATTGATGATGTTCTCAATTCAGGGGCATCGCAACTCATTGATTCCATTCTGATCAGAGCTGCGGACAGAGAAATACCACCTATAGCAGTTCCACTTACAGGAAGCTCTGAAGAGGAGGACACCATTGAAGGAGGTTACGTTCATACCATTGAGCCTGGAATATATCACTGGGTCTGCATACTTGATTTCAAATCAATGTATCCATCTCTGATCATTTCAAAAAATATATGTTTCACAACGCTCAATGAGAAGGGCGAAATTGTTAGCCCAACGGGCGTTCGTTTTTTGAGCAAGAAACAGAAGGAAGGTTTGCTTCCTCGGATTTTGACAAAGTTGATGAAGGATAGAGACGAGATTAAGAAGAAAATGAAAGAAGCTGGAA from Methanomassiliicoccales archaeon includes these protein-coding regions:
- a CDS encoding DNA polymerase domain-containing protein, with amino-acid sequence MESWDVRLLTASYRRNADDTITIEMYGKTKEGESIAIRYSGFLPYFHVLSSKESVVEILKDDQNIVYIQEIELFHKSATHKAAKIVLKFPWIVPEYRSRMKRHGLEVFAADIPFHHRFIYDFDIPSCLRIYGKRCATEGYTTDIVVDMEKINNRPHFEEIPPFNPELKILAFDVENSVKDNHIYTICYAIKDCGKIRNGKPLIGGEKEIIEAFSRVIQEEDPDVITGYNIDGYDIPILIERGKVLGITELRWGRDLSNPRQIMNHFWRLTGRLIADAWWAAKIQLRPKQETLNHVAKLLLGEEKIDVDPTKIDEEWVIDREKVLRYCLKDAELSLRVLESVDILRKNMDLAAVSRLPIDDVLNSGASQLIDSILIRAADREIPPIAVPLTGSSEEEDTIEGGYVHTIEPGIYHWVCILDFKSMYPSLIISKNICFTTLNEKGEIVSPTGVRFLSKKQKEGLLPRILTKLMKDRDEIKKKMKEAGSPDEYRYYDGLQGAIKVLMNAFYGVFASSFYRFTDRKIGGSITAFARETIKGIIAELENEGYKVIYSDTDSIFIQSPYENLEDTKRFGYEIATRFSGEGRSLEFEKIVEPLFTHGKKKRYVGRVIWPSQEILIRGYEVRRTDSFDLQSEVLMQVFEKILDGKTEDAVRVARQAVADTLAGRVAVEKLVISRSCKAFNQYKDPDSQATVQTARKLMAMGYEFVPGMKVSWIVTDSRRTPQTVEPFISGKRFNATPDWRYYAERLAQTVARATEVFGWDEQSLMLGSQQFTLFDHSFGEEKSRKNAMQSARKTQKKLSLEDFM